A stretch of the Channa argus isolate prfri chromosome 9, Channa argus male v1.0, whole genome shotgun sequence genome encodes the following:
- the cnot9 gene encoding CCR4-NOT transcription complex subunit 9 isoform X4 — protein sequence MLATGAAVTNVTALAQVDREKIYQWINELSSPETRENALLELSKKRESVPDLAPMLWHSCGTIAALLQEIVNIYPSINPPTLTAHQSNRVCNALALLQCVASHPETRSAFLAAHIPLFLYPFLHTVSKTRPFEYLRLTSLGVIGALVKTDEQEVINFLLTTEIIPLCLRIMESGSELSKTGKMVLQLSKEPSARLLKHVVRCYLRLSDNLRAREALRQCLPDQLKDSTFAQVLKDDTTTKRWLAQLVKNLQEGQVTDARGIPLAPQ from the exons ATGCTGGCAACAGGAGCA GCTGTAACTAACGTGACAGCTTTGGCCCAGGTGGACCGGGAAAAGATCTACCAATGGATCAATGAATTGTCCAGCCCGGAGACCAGAGAAAATGCCTTGCTGGAGCTGAGCAAGAAACGCGAGTCTGTACCAGACCTGGCTCCAATGCTCTGGCACTCCTGTGGCACCATTGCTGCTCTGTTACAG gaGATTGTAAACATCTATCCATCAATAAATCCGCCAACACTTACAGCTCACCAGTCTAACAGAGTGTGCAATGCCTTGGCACTTCTGCAGTGTGTCGCGTCGCATCCAGAGACACG CTCTGCCTTTCTTGCTGCACACATCCCTCTTTTCCTTTACCCTTTCCTGCACACTGTGAGCAAAACGCGTCCATTCGAGTACCTGCGTCTCACCAGCCTTGGAGTAATAG GTGCCTTAGTCAAAACAGATGAACAAGAAGTAATTAATTTCCTACTCACCACTGAAATAATCCCACTGTGTCTCCGCATCATGGAATCGGGCAGTGAACTCTCCAAAACG GGCAAAATGGTCCTGCAGCTCTCCAAAGAACCGTCTGCACGTCTGCTGAAGCATGTCGTTCGATGCTACCTTCGCCTCTCGGATAATCtcag aGCCAGGGAAGCCCTGCGCCAGTGTTTGCCAGACCAGCTGAAAGATAGCACCTTTGCCCAGGTGCTGAAGGATGACACCACCACCAAGCGCTGGCTTGCACAGTTGGTCAAGAACCTGCAGGAAGGCCAGGTCACTGATGCTCGAGGCATCCCACTGGCCCCACAATGA
- the plcd4b gene encoding 1-phosphatidylinositol 4,5-bisphosphate phosphodiesterase delta-4 isoform X1: MDPEGSIVLEDPHIRVMMEGSTLRKVKSRSWKKQRHFRLLEDGMTIWYKSRWAGKGHSTFSVAEVEAVREGHQSELLLSIAEEFPADLCFTLVFHGRQGNLDLVADSPEEAQAWIQGVRKLIYKVETMDEKERLDQWVWDWFKKADKNKDGKMNFKEVRKLLKMMNVDMNEEHALHLFTMADKSESGSLEIEQFVHFYKLLTQRDEVWKVFQDYSGDGEKLMLEELENFLRTEQQEGERSAQHAQELIDCYEPAESAKEQGAMSFDGFQMYLCSQEGSIFKPEHRDLHQDMSQPLSHYFISSSHNTYLLEDQLRGHSSLEAYIQALKRGCRCVEVDCWDGSDGEPVVYHGHTLTSKILFKDVISTLREYAFKTSDFPIILSLENHCGVEQQTVMAQHLSQILGDTLLTTVLDGHIPQQLPSPEELKGKVLLKAKKIGGLEDCLDETLTDEVSDDEEANGDAESPSAEGPPAECLDTNDKVEKSTSKLSRKLSDLVVYCKSVHFHDFERARLHGKCYEISSFSESKAKKLAKEAGSEFVLYNTRQLSRIYPSGLRTDSSNYNPQDMWNVGCQIVALNFQTAGLEMDLNDGLFRQNGCCGYVLKADFLRASNTQFSPERPEDRHDFRPLRLSIQVISGQQLPKVNQKEGSIVDPLVRVEIYGVPQDQAKDETSHINNNGFNPVWNETLNFIIHTPELALVRFVVEDYDKATRNDFIGQFTLPFKCIQAGYRHIHLLSKDGTAIPPSSLFVNISISDNT; this comes from the exons ATGGACCCTGAAGGCTCTA TTGTCCTAGAGGATCCACATATCAGAGTGATGATGGAGGGGTCAACTCTGAGGAAAGTCAAATCCCGCTCTTGGAAAAAGCAGCGGCATTTCCGCCTCCTGGAGGATGGCATGACAATCTGGTACAAGTCCAGGTGGGCAGGAAAAGGCCACTCCACCT TCTCAGTGGCAGAGGTGGAGGCTGTACGTGAGGGCCACCAGTCCGAGCTCCTGCTCAGCATTGCTGAGGAGTTCCCCGCTGACCTCTGCTTCACCTTGGTTTTCCACGGTCGCCAAGGCAACCTGGACCTTGTGGCCGACTCCCCGGAGGAGGCCCAGGCCTGGATTCAAGGAGTGCGCAAGCTCATTTACAAGGTTGAAACAATGGACGAGAAGGAAAGGCTAGACCA ATGGGTCTGGGACTGGTTTAAgaaagcagacaaaaacaaagatgggaAGATGAATTTTAAAGAAGTCCGCAAACTGTTGAAGATGATGAACGTAGACATGAATGAAGAACATGCTCTTCACCTCTTCACG atGGCTGATAAGTCAGAGAGTGGCTCTTTGGAAATCGAGCAGTTTGTCCACTTTTATAAGTTACTGACTCAGAGGGATGAAGTATGGAAGGTGTTCCAGGACTACTCTGGAGATGGAGAGAAGTTGATgttggaggagctggagaactTCCTCAGGACAGAGCAACAGGAGGGAGAGCGGAGTGCCCAGCACGCCCAGGAGCTGATCGACTGCTACGAACCAGCTGAATCCG CAAAGGAGCAGGGTGCCATGTCGTTCGACGGCTTCCAGATGTACCTGTGCTCGCAGGAGGGCTCCATATTTAAACCTGAGCACCGTGATCTACACCAGGACATGAGCCAACCTCTTAGCCACTACTTTATCTCTTCTTCACATAACACCTACCTCCTCGAAGACCAGCTCCGAGGACACAGCAGCCTGGAGGCCTACATCCA GGCTCTGAAGAGAGGGTGCCGCTGTGTAGAGGTGGACTGCTGGGACGGCAGTGATGGGGAGCCCGTTGTGTACCACGGTCACACGCTGACATCCAAGATTCTCTTTAAAGACGTCATTTCAACACTCAGAGAATATGCTTTCAAG ACATCAGATTTCCCCATCATCCTGTCTCTTGAGAATCACTGTGGTGTAGAGCAGCAGACAGTCATGGCCCAGCACCTTAGTCAAATCTTAGGTGACACACTCCTGACCACAGTGCTGGACGGACACATCCCCCAACAGCTTCCTTCTCCGGAG GAGCTGAAGGGGAAGGTTTTGCTCAAAGCCAAGAAGATCGGTGGTCTAGAAGACTGTCTTGATGAGACCTTGACGGATGAAGTCAGCGACGACGAAGAGGCCAACGGTGATGCTGAGAGCCCGTCTGCAGAAGGCCCACCTGCTGAATGTCTGGACACGAATGACAAGGTAGAG AAATCTACATCCAAACTCTCAAGGAAGCTATCAGACTTGGTGGTTTACTGCAAGAGTGTGCATTTCCATGACTTTGAGCGTGCACGTTTACACGGCAAATGCTATGAAATATCCTCATTTTCTGAATCCAAGGCCAAGAAACTAGCTAAGGAAGCAG GGTCAGAGTTTGTGCTGTACAACACAAGGCAGCTGAGCAGGATCTACCCCAGTGGGCTCAGGACAGACTCTTCCAACTACAACCCACAGGACATGTGGAATGTGGGCTGCCAGATAG TGGCTCTGAACTTCCAGACAGCGGGTCTGGAAATGGATCTGAATGATGGGCTGTTCAGGCAAAATGGCTGCTGCGGCTACGTCCTCAAGGCTGACTTCTTGAGGGCAAGCAACACTCAGTTCAGTCCAGAGAGACCCGAGGATCGGCACGACTTTAGACCACTCCGTTTATCAATACAG GTGATAAGTGGGCAACAGCTGCCAAAGGTGAATCAGAAAGAGGGCTCTATTGTAGACCCCCTGGTCAGAGTGGAGATCTATGGAGTGCCACAGGACCAGGCTAAGGATGAGACCAGTCATATTAACAACAATG GTTTCAACCCAGTGTGGAATGAAACTCTAAATTTTATCATCCACACACCTGAGCTGGCCCTGGTTCGCTTTGTGGTGGAGGACTATGATAAGGCAACCAGGAATGACTTCATTGGACAGTTCACTCTCCCCTTTAAATGCATTCAAGCAG GATATCGTCACATACATCTGCTCTCTAAAGATGGAACTGCTATCCCTCCCTCATCGCTCTTTGTCAACATCAGCATTTCAGATAACACATGA
- the cnot9 gene encoding CCR4-NOT transcription complex subunit 9 isoform X2, translating into MLATGAAVTNVTALAQVDREKIYQWINELSSPETRENALLELSKKRESVPDLAPMLWHSCGTIAALLQEIVNIYPSINPPTLTAHQSNRVCNALALLQCVASHPETRSAFLAAHIPLFLYPFLHTVSKTRPFEYLRLTSLGVIGALVKTDEQEVINFLLTTEIIPLCLRIMESGSELSKTVATFILQKILLDDTGLAYICQTYERFSHVAMILGKMVLQLSKEPSARLLKHVVRCYLRLSDNLRAREALRQCLPDQLKDSTFAQVLKDDTTTKRWLAQLVKNLQEGQVTDARGIPLAPQ; encoded by the exons ATGCTGGCAACAGGAGCA GCTGTAACTAACGTGACAGCTTTGGCCCAGGTGGACCGGGAAAAGATCTACCAATGGATCAATGAATTGTCCAGCCCGGAGACCAGAGAAAATGCCTTGCTGGAGCTGAGCAAGAAACGCGAGTCTGTACCAGACCTGGCTCCAATGCTCTGGCACTCCTGTGGCACCATTGCTGCTCTGTTACAG gaGATTGTAAACATCTATCCATCAATAAATCCGCCAACACTTACAGCTCACCAGTCTAACAGAGTGTGCAATGCCTTGGCACTTCTGCAGTGTGTCGCGTCGCATCCAGAGACACG CTCTGCCTTTCTTGCTGCACACATCCCTCTTTTCCTTTACCCTTTCCTGCACACTGTGAGCAAAACGCGTCCATTCGAGTACCTGCGTCTCACCAGCCTTGGAGTAATAG GTGCCTTAGTCAAAACAGATGAACAAGAAGTAATTAATTTCCTACTCACCACTGAAATAATCCCACTGTGTCTCCGCATCATGGAATCGGGCAGTGAACTCTCCAAAACG GTTGCAACGTTCATACTGCAGAAGATTCTGTTGGACGACACAGGGCTGGCCTACATATGTCAGACTTATGAGCGTTTCTCCCATGTGGCCATGATCCTT GGCAAAATGGTCCTGCAGCTCTCCAAAGAACCGTCTGCACGTCTGCTGAAGCATGTCGTTCGATGCTACCTTCGCCTCTCGGATAATCtcag aGCCAGGGAAGCCCTGCGCCAGTGTTTGCCAGACCAGCTGAAAGATAGCACCTTTGCCCAGGTGCTGAAGGATGACACCACCACCAAGCGCTGGCTTGCACAGTTGGTCAAGAACCTGCAGGAAGGCCAGGTCACTGATGCTCGAGGCATCCCACTGGCCCCACAATGA
- the plcd4b gene encoding 1-phosphatidylinositol 4,5-bisphosphate phosphodiesterase delta-4 isoform X3, with protein MDPEGSIVLEDPHIRVMMEGSTLRKVKSRSWKKQRHFRLLEDGMTIWYKSRWAGKGHSTFSVAEVEAVREGHQSELLLSIAEEFPADLCFTLVFHGRQGNLDLVADSPEEAQAWIQGVRKLIYKVETMDEKERLDQWVWDWFKKADKNKDGKMNFKEVRKLLKMMNVDMNEEHALHLFTMADKSESGSLEIEQFVHFYKLLTQRDEVWKVFQDYSGDGEKLMLEELENFLRTEQQEGERSAQHAQELIDCYEPAESAKEQGAMSFDGFQMYLCSQEGSIFKPEHRDLHQDMSQPLSHYFISSSHNTYLLEDQLRGHSSLEAYIQALKRGCRCVEVDCWDGSDGEPVVYHGHTLTSKILFKDVISTLREYAFKTSDFPIILSLENHCGVEQQTVMAQHLSQILGDTLLTTVLDGHIPQQLPSPEELKGKVLLKAKKIGGLEDCLDETLTDEVSDDEEANGDAESPSAEGPPAECLDTNDKVEKSTSKLSRKLSDLVVYCKSVHFHDFERARLHGKCYEISSFSESKAKKLAKEAGSEFVLYNTRQLSRIYPSGLRTDSSNYNPQDMWNVGCQIVALNFQTAGLEMDLNDGLFRQNGCCGYVLKADFLRASNTQFSPERPEDRHDFRPLRLSIQVQNYIKSPGDKWATAAKGESERGLYCRPPGQSGDLWSATGPG; from the exons ATGGACCCTGAAGGCTCTA TTGTCCTAGAGGATCCACATATCAGAGTGATGATGGAGGGGTCAACTCTGAGGAAAGTCAAATCCCGCTCTTGGAAAAAGCAGCGGCATTTCCGCCTCCTGGAGGATGGCATGACAATCTGGTACAAGTCCAGGTGGGCAGGAAAAGGCCACTCCACCT TCTCAGTGGCAGAGGTGGAGGCTGTACGTGAGGGCCACCAGTCCGAGCTCCTGCTCAGCATTGCTGAGGAGTTCCCCGCTGACCTCTGCTTCACCTTGGTTTTCCACGGTCGCCAAGGCAACCTGGACCTTGTGGCCGACTCCCCGGAGGAGGCCCAGGCCTGGATTCAAGGAGTGCGCAAGCTCATTTACAAGGTTGAAACAATGGACGAGAAGGAAAGGCTAGACCA ATGGGTCTGGGACTGGTTTAAgaaagcagacaaaaacaaagatgggaAGATGAATTTTAAAGAAGTCCGCAAACTGTTGAAGATGATGAACGTAGACATGAATGAAGAACATGCTCTTCACCTCTTCACG atGGCTGATAAGTCAGAGAGTGGCTCTTTGGAAATCGAGCAGTTTGTCCACTTTTATAAGTTACTGACTCAGAGGGATGAAGTATGGAAGGTGTTCCAGGACTACTCTGGAGATGGAGAGAAGTTGATgttggaggagctggagaactTCCTCAGGACAGAGCAACAGGAGGGAGAGCGGAGTGCCCAGCACGCCCAGGAGCTGATCGACTGCTACGAACCAGCTGAATCCG CAAAGGAGCAGGGTGCCATGTCGTTCGACGGCTTCCAGATGTACCTGTGCTCGCAGGAGGGCTCCATATTTAAACCTGAGCACCGTGATCTACACCAGGACATGAGCCAACCTCTTAGCCACTACTTTATCTCTTCTTCACATAACACCTACCTCCTCGAAGACCAGCTCCGAGGACACAGCAGCCTGGAGGCCTACATCCA GGCTCTGAAGAGAGGGTGCCGCTGTGTAGAGGTGGACTGCTGGGACGGCAGTGATGGGGAGCCCGTTGTGTACCACGGTCACACGCTGACATCCAAGATTCTCTTTAAAGACGTCATTTCAACACTCAGAGAATATGCTTTCAAG ACATCAGATTTCCCCATCATCCTGTCTCTTGAGAATCACTGTGGTGTAGAGCAGCAGACAGTCATGGCCCAGCACCTTAGTCAAATCTTAGGTGACACACTCCTGACCACAGTGCTGGACGGACACATCCCCCAACAGCTTCCTTCTCCGGAG GAGCTGAAGGGGAAGGTTTTGCTCAAAGCCAAGAAGATCGGTGGTCTAGAAGACTGTCTTGATGAGACCTTGACGGATGAAGTCAGCGACGACGAAGAGGCCAACGGTGATGCTGAGAGCCCGTCTGCAGAAGGCCCACCTGCTGAATGTCTGGACACGAATGACAAGGTAGAG AAATCTACATCCAAACTCTCAAGGAAGCTATCAGACTTGGTGGTTTACTGCAAGAGTGTGCATTTCCATGACTTTGAGCGTGCACGTTTACACGGCAAATGCTATGAAATATCCTCATTTTCTGAATCCAAGGCCAAGAAACTAGCTAAGGAAGCAG GGTCAGAGTTTGTGCTGTACAACACAAGGCAGCTGAGCAGGATCTACCCCAGTGGGCTCAGGACAGACTCTTCCAACTACAACCCACAGGACATGTGGAATGTGGGCTGCCAGATAG TGGCTCTGAACTTCCAGACAGCGGGTCTGGAAATGGATCTGAATGATGGGCTGTTCAGGCAAAATGGCTGCTGCGGCTACGTCCTCAAGGCTGACTTCTTGAGGGCAAGCAACACTCAGTTCAGTCCAGAGAGACCCGAGGATCGGCACGACTTTAGACCACTCCGTTTATCAATACAGGTTCAAAACTACATTAAAAGTCCAG GTGATAAGTGGGCAACAGCTGCCAAAGGTGAATCAGAAAGAGGGCTCTATTGTAGACCCCCTGGTCAGAGTGGAGATCTATGGAGTGCCACAGGACCAGGCTAA
- the plcd4b gene encoding 1-phosphatidylinositol 4,5-bisphosphate phosphodiesterase delta-4 isoform X2, whose translation MDPEGSIVLEDPHIRVMMEGSTLRKVKSRSWKKQRHFRLLEDGMTIWYKSRWAGKGHSTFSVAEVEAVREGHQSELLLSIAEEFPADLCFTLVFHGRQGNLDLVADSPEEAQAWIQGVRKLIYKVETMDEKERLDQWVWDWFKKADKNKDGKMNFKEVRKLLKMMNVDMNEEHALHLFTMADKSESGSLEIEQFVHFYKLLTQRDEVWKVFQDYSGDGEKLMLEELENFLRTEQQEGERSAQHAQELIDCYEPAESAKEQGAMSFDGFQMYLCSQEGSIFKPEHRDLHQDMSQPLSHYFISSSHNTYLLEDQLRGHSSLEAYIQALKRGCRCVEVDCWDGSDGEPVVYHGHTLTSKILFKDVISTLREYAFKTSDFPIILSLENHCGVEQQTVMAQHLSQILGDTLLTTVLDGHIPQQLPSPEELKGKVLLKAKKIGGLEDCLDETLTDEVSDDEEANGDAESPSAEGPPAECLDTNDKKSTSKLSRKLSDLVVYCKSVHFHDFERARLHGKCYEISSFSESKAKKLAKEAGSEFVLYNTRQLSRIYPSGLRTDSSNYNPQDMWNVGCQIVALNFQTAGLEMDLNDGLFRQNGCCGYVLKADFLRASNTQFSPERPEDRHDFRPLRLSIQVISGQQLPKVNQKEGSIVDPLVRVEIYGVPQDQAKDETSHINNNGFNPVWNETLNFIIHTPELALVRFVVEDYDKATRNDFIGQFTLPFKCIQAGYRHIHLLSKDGTAIPPSSLFVNISISDNT comes from the exons ATGGACCCTGAAGGCTCTA TTGTCCTAGAGGATCCACATATCAGAGTGATGATGGAGGGGTCAACTCTGAGGAAAGTCAAATCCCGCTCTTGGAAAAAGCAGCGGCATTTCCGCCTCCTGGAGGATGGCATGACAATCTGGTACAAGTCCAGGTGGGCAGGAAAAGGCCACTCCACCT TCTCAGTGGCAGAGGTGGAGGCTGTACGTGAGGGCCACCAGTCCGAGCTCCTGCTCAGCATTGCTGAGGAGTTCCCCGCTGACCTCTGCTTCACCTTGGTTTTCCACGGTCGCCAAGGCAACCTGGACCTTGTGGCCGACTCCCCGGAGGAGGCCCAGGCCTGGATTCAAGGAGTGCGCAAGCTCATTTACAAGGTTGAAACAATGGACGAGAAGGAAAGGCTAGACCA ATGGGTCTGGGACTGGTTTAAgaaagcagacaaaaacaaagatgggaAGATGAATTTTAAAGAAGTCCGCAAACTGTTGAAGATGATGAACGTAGACATGAATGAAGAACATGCTCTTCACCTCTTCACG atGGCTGATAAGTCAGAGAGTGGCTCTTTGGAAATCGAGCAGTTTGTCCACTTTTATAAGTTACTGACTCAGAGGGATGAAGTATGGAAGGTGTTCCAGGACTACTCTGGAGATGGAGAGAAGTTGATgttggaggagctggagaactTCCTCAGGACAGAGCAACAGGAGGGAGAGCGGAGTGCCCAGCACGCCCAGGAGCTGATCGACTGCTACGAACCAGCTGAATCCG CAAAGGAGCAGGGTGCCATGTCGTTCGACGGCTTCCAGATGTACCTGTGCTCGCAGGAGGGCTCCATATTTAAACCTGAGCACCGTGATCTACACCAGGACATGAGCCAACCTCTTAGCCACTACTTTATCTCTTCTTCACATAACACCTACCTCCTCGAAGACCAGCTCCGAGGACACAGCAGCCTGGAGGCCTACATCCA GGCTCTGAAGAGAGGGTGCCGCTGTGTAGAGGTGGACTGCTGGGACGGCAGTGATGGGGAGCCCGTTGTGTACCACGGTCACACGCTGACATCCAAGATTCTCTTTAAAGACGTCATTTCAACACTCAGAGAATATGCTTTCAAG ACATCAGATTTCCCCATCATCCTGTCTCTTGAGAATCACTGTGGTGTAGAGCAGCAGACAGTCATGGCCCAGCACCTTAGTCAAATCTTAGGTGACACACTCCTGACCACAGTGCTGGACGGACACATCCCCCAACAGCTTCCTTCTCCGGAG GAGCTGAAGGGGAAGGTTTTGCTCAAAGCCAAGAAGATCGGTGGTCTAGAAGACTGTCTTGATGAGACCTTGACGGATGAAGTCAGCGACGACGAAGAGGCCAACGGTGATGCTGAGAGCCCGTCTGCAGAAGGCCCACCTGCTGAATGTCTGGACACGAATGACAAG AAATCTACATCCAAACTCTCAAGGAAGCTATCAGACTTGGTGGTTTACTGCAAGAGTGTGCATTTCCATGACTTTGAGCGTGCACGTTTACACGGCAAATGCTATGAAATATCCTCATTTTCTGAATCCAAGGCCAAGAAACTAGCTAAGGAAGCAG GGTCAGAGTTTGTGCTGTACAACACAAGGCAGCTGAGCAGGATCTACCCCAGTGGGCTCAGGACAGACTCTTCCAACTACAACCCACAGGACATGTGGAATGTGGGCTGCCAGATAG TGGCTCTGAACTTCCAGACAGCGGGTCTGGAAATGGATCTGAATGATGGGCTGTTCAGGCAAAATGGCTGCTGCGGCTACGTCCTCAAGGCTGACTTCTTGAGGGCAAGCAACACTCAGTTCAGTCCAGAGAGACCCGAGGATCGGCACGACTTTAGACCACTCCGTTTATCAATACAG GTGATAAGTGGGCAACAGCTGCCAAAGGTGAATCAGAAAGAGGGCTCTATTGTAGACCCCCTGGTCAGAGTGGAGATCTATGGAGTGCCACAGGACCAGGCTAAGGATGAGACCAGTCATATTAACAACAATG GTTTCAACCCAGTGTGGAATGAAACTCTAAATTTTATCATCCACACACCTGAGCTGGCCCTGGTTCGCTTTGTGGTGGAGGACTATGATAAGGCAACCAGGAATGACTTCATTGGACAGTTCACTCTCCCCTTTAAATGCATTCAAGCAG GATATCGTCACATACATCTGCTCTCTAAAGATGGAACTGCTATCCCTCCCTCATCGCTCTTTGTCAACATCAGCATTTCAGATAACACATGA
- the cnot9 gene encoding CCR4-NOT transcription complex subunit 9 isoform X1 translates to MLATGAAVTNVTALAQVDREKIYQWINELSSPETRENALLELSKKRESVPDLAPMLWHSCGTIAALLQEIVNIYPSINPPTLTAHQSNRVCNALALLQCVASHPETRSAFLAAHIPLFLYPFLHTVSKTRPFEYLRLTSLGVIGKLLVLWCFYSSNNCCFHEMVCSLFNSMSFCCFFVPATGALVKTDEQEVINFLLTTEIIPLCLRIMESGSELSKTVATFILQKILLDDTGLAYICQTYERFSHVAMILGKMVLQLSKEPSARLLKHVVRCYLRLSDNLRAREALRQCLPDQLKDSTFAQVLKDDTTTKRWLAQLVKNLQEGQVTDARGIPLAPQ, encoded by the exons ATGCTGGCAACAGGAGCA GCTGTAACTAACGTGACAGCTTTGGCCCAGGTGGACCGGGAAAAGATCTACCAATGGATCAATGAATTGTCCAGCCCGGAGACCAGAGAAAATGCCTTGCTGGAGCTGAGCAAGAAACGCGAGTCTGTACCAGACCTGGCTCCAATGCTCTGGCACTCCTGTGGCACCATTGCTGCTCTGTTACAG gaGATTGTAAACATCTATCCATCAATAAATCCGCCAACACTTACAGCTCACCAGTCTAACAGAGTGTGCAATGCCTTGGCACTTCTGCAGTGTGTCGCGTCGCATCCAGAGACACG CTCTGCCTTTCTTGCTGCACACATCCCTCTTTTCCTTTACCCTTTCCTGCACACTGTGAGCAAAACGCGTCCATTCGAGTACCTGCGTCTCACCAGCCTTGGAGTAATAGGTAAACTACTCGtgctttggtgtttttattCCTCGAATAACTGTtgtttccatgaaatggtgTGTTCGTTGTTCAACTCAATGtccttttgttgcttttttgtacCCGCTACAGGTGCCTTAGTCAAAACAGATGAACAAGAAGTAATTAATTTCCTACTCACCACTGAAATAATCCCACTGTGTCTCCGCATCATGGAATCGGGCAGTGAACTCTCCAAAACG GTTGCAACGTTCATACTGCAGAAGATTCTGTTGGACGACACAGGGCTGGCCTACATATGTCAGACTTATGAGCGTTTCTCCCATGTGGCCATGATCCTT GGCAAAATGGTCCTGCAGCTCTCCAAAGAACCGTCTGCACGTCTGCTGAAGCATGTCGTTCGATGCTACCTTCGCCTCTCGGATAATCtcag aGCCAGGGAAGCCCTGCGCCAGTGTTTGCCAGACCAGCTGAAAGATAGCACCTTTGCCCAGGTGCTGAAGGATGACACCACCACCAAGCGCTGGCTTGCACAGTTGGTCAAGAACCTGCAGGAAGGCCAGGTCACTGATGCTCGAGGCATCCCACTGGCCCCACAATGA
- the cnot9 gene encoding CCR4-NOT transcription complex subunit 9 isoform X3 — protein sequence MLATGAVDREKIYQWINELSSPETRENALLELSKKRESVPDLAPMLWHSCGTIAALLQEIVNIYPSINPPTLTAHQSNRVCNALALLQCVASHPETRSAFLAAHIPLFLYPFLHTVSKTRPFEYLRLTSLGVIGALVKTDEQEVINFLLTTEIIPLCLRIMESGSELSKTVATFILQKILLDDTGLAYICQTYERFSHVAMILGKMVLQLSKEPSARLLKHVVRCYLRLSDNLRAREALRQCLPDQLKDSTFAQVLKDDTTTKRWLAQLVKNLQEGQVTDARGIPLAPQ from the exons ATGCTGGCAACAGGAGCA GTGGACCGGGAAAAGATCTACCAATGGATCAATGAATTGTCCAGCCCGGAGACCAGAGAAAATGCCTTGCTGGAGCTGAGCAAGAAACGCGAGTCTGTACCAGACCTGGCTCCAATGCTCTGGCACTCCTGTGGCACCATTGCTGCTCTGTTACAG gaGATTGTAAACATCTATCCATCAATAAATCCGCCAACACTTACAGCTCACCAGTCTAACAGAGTGTGCAATGCCTTGGCACTTCTGCAGTGTGTCGCGTCGCATCCAGAGACACG CTCTGCCTTTCTTGCTGCACACATCCCTCTTTTCCTTTACCCTTTCCTGCACACTGTGAGCAAAACGCGTCCATTCGAGTACCTGCGTCTCACCAGCCTTGGAGTAATAG GTGCCTTAGTCAAAACAGATGAACAAGAAGTAATTAATTTCCTACTCACCACTGAAATAATCCCACTGTGTCTCCGCATCATGGAATCGGGCAGTGAACTCTCCAAAACG GTTGCAACGTTCATACTGCAGAAGATTCTGTTGGACGACACAGGGCTGGCCTACATATGTCAGACTTATGAGCGTTTCTCCCATGTGGCCATGATCCTT GGCAAAATGGTCCTGCAGCTCTCCAAAGAACCGTCTGCACGTCTGCTGAAGCATGTCGTTCGATGCTACCTTCGCCTCTCGGATAATCtcag aGCCAGGGAAGCCCTGCGCCAGTGTTTGCCAGACCAGCTGAAAGATAGCACCTTTGCCCAGGTGCTGAAGGATGACACCACCACCAAGCGCTGGCTTGCACAGTTGGTCAAGAACCTGCAGGAAGGCCAGGTCACTGATGCTCGAGGCATCCCACTGGCCCCACAATGA